The Vibrio sp. NTOU-M3 genomic sequence TGTCTCAAGAGTTTTAACTTGAGATACACGGTTTGCTTCAACCTCAACAACAGTTACTGGGATAGAAACGCCTTCTTCAGTAAATACGCGGGTCATACCCACTTTACGACCGATTAGACCAATCATTCTTCTAATCTCCCTTAACCTAGGCTAATTTGTACGTCAACGCCCGCAGCAAGGTCTAGACGCATCAGAGCATCAACAGTTTTGTCTGTTGGCTCAACGATGTCGATTAGACGTTTGTGAGTACGGATTTCGTACTGATCACGAGCATCTTTGTTAACGTGTGGAGAGATAAGAACTGTGAAACGCTCTTTACGAGTAGGTAGTGGGATTGGACCACGAACCTGTGCGCCAGTGCGCTTAGCTGTTTCAACGATTTCCGCTGTAGAAGCATCGATTAGTTTGTAATCGAAAGCTTTAAGGCGGATACGGATACGTTGGTTCTGCATGAGACAGAGCTCCAATATTAAAAATTACACAAACAATATCGCCACTCAAGCTCGTCAAGACGAGAGAATGCCGATTGATTTATGTGAAACCGTAGCATCCAAGATTAGGATGCATTGTCAGTTAATTTTCGATTAACTATCCCTATATCAGAGTCACCTCTGGGAATAGTTATTCCGAAGAATAGATAGCTAATTGTATTAACCGCGAACATAAGCTGAGTATACATTACCTAACTTATCAAAAGATAAGTCCGCTCCTCGCTGCTCATTGGTTCACAACTGAACAAGTCAGTGCGGCGTATTATACAGATCACAACTTCGCTTGCAAGTACTGTTCAAAAAATAAAAAATGACAAATAGACTTTTAGGCGTGAATGGCTTTCACCCCTTCTTCCAGCAACTGTAGCTGCTCCAATCCCGACTTAGTAGCCTTAGGCTTTACAACAGCAATCATTTGCAACATTCCTTGATGGACGACTTGCTCAGTTATTTGAGTTTTTACCGACATTGCAGAGCGGTAGCCAAGCCAACTCGATGCAATCAAATGCAATGTTGTCACAAAGGGACGCATTTCTTCCTCTTCGACATTCAGTAATTCAAGTTCAACAAATGCTCTAACAATACTGATCAGGTTACTCTGCAGCTTTTCCTGAACATGTATATAATCGTCATGAAGAACCTCATCTCGCTGAAGAATTTCAGGCAAGTTTGCGTAAAAGAATCGATATTTCCAC encodes the following:
- the rpsJ gene encoding 30S ribosomal protein S10; its protein translation is MQNQRIRIRLKAFDYKLIDASTAEIVETAKRTGAQVRGPIPLPTRKERFTVLISPHVNKDARDQYEIRTHKRLIDIVEPTDKTVDALMRLDLAAGVDVQISLG
- a CDS encoding TetR/AcrR family transcriptional regulator; protein product: MKTRDKIVFAALELFNKHGERNITTNHIAAHIDISPGNLYYHYRNKQEIVREIFALYSAELLERFTPFQGQQESLVLLKHYLDSIFTLMWKYRFFYANLPEILQRDEVLHDDYIHVQEKLQSNLISIVRAFVELELLNVEEEEMRPFVTTLHLIASSWLGYRSAMSVKTQITEQVVHQGMLQMIAVVKPKATKSGLEQLQLLEEGVKAIHA